Proteins from a single region of Penaeus monodon isolate SGIC_2016 chromosome 12, NSTDA_Pmon_1, whole genome shotgun sequence:
- the LOC119579605 gene encoding uncharacterized protein LOC119579605, with protein sequence MEDLCQYAASTIPTDIGVQISYISTLVTHVALIIFSVFLIVGVIQERISLLTPWVVANITFMALEAVCCVYSNVLRDHINKRFDSLCKAEMAFFLTRGFFNVLALTGVMKFFRNLRAGITYRDPEAIEL encoded by the exons ATGGAGGATCTCTGCCAATATGCAGCATCCACAATACCTACAGATATAG GTGTCCAGATCTCATACATCTCGACGCTGGTGACCCACGTGGCGTTGATTATCTTCAGTGTCTTCCTCATTGTGGGAGTCATCCAG GAGCGCATAAGCCTGCTGACGCCCTGGGTGGTGGCCAACATAACGTTCATGGCTCTGGAGgctgtgtgttgcgtgtattCCAATGTCCTGAGAGACCATATTAACAAG AGATTCGACTCCCTTTGTAAGGCTGAGATGGCGTTCTTCCTTACAAGAGGTTTCTTTAAC GTTCTGGCTCTGACCGGCGTAATGAAGTTCTTCAGGAACCTGCGAGCTGGCATCACCTACAGGGACCCCGAGGCTATCGAGCTATAG